A single window of Senegalia massiliensis DNA harbors:
- a CDS encoding zf-HC2 domain-containing protein: MKLSCNTIQDLLPLVAEDLASEDTVNIINEHLEKCERCRGEYKELKSTEIDFENEKDLEAIPLKKVKRKLKNRNIYIGILTALIVSLFLFIAFDKLTKPIPIVYSKAVESIEEDDGKVFIEFSEDVSNYEINYSEYYGEVHYDIVAWTTYLSSIFDTGEVKNAVINVKEDKVDVVYYLNQDGSLDKLIYGESFEKNTITLPRLTINYYFVIAGIVFIIFMILSLIFRKNHRINKITTPIMILALSYILSHIIILGTNGTTYHMIRDFLFIIITGILLFSIFILLIYKNYFAKIKNYINK; this comes from the coding sequence ATGAAATTAAGTTGTAATACAATTCAAGATCTATTGCCTTTAGTAGCAGAAGATTTAGCGAGTGAAGATACAGTAAATATTATAAATGAACATCTAGAAAAATGTGAACGATGTAGAGGTGAATATAAAGAACTAAAATCAACTGAAATAGACTTTGAAAATGAAAAGGATTTAGAAGCGATTCCCTTAAAAAAGGTTAAAAGAAAACTTAAAAATAGAAATATCTATATAGGAATTTTAACAGCACTTATCGTCTCTTTATTTTTATTTATAGCATTTGATAAACTTACAAAACCTATCCCTATAGTTTATTCCAAAGCTGTTGAATCAATAGAAGAAGACGACGGAAAAGTGTTCATAGAATTTAGTGAAGATGTATCTAATTATGAAATTAATTACTCTGAATATTATGGAGAAGTTCATTATGATATTGTTGCCTGGACAACTTATTTGAGTAGTATATTTGATACAGGAGAGGTGAAAAATGCGGTAATAAATGTTAAAGAAGATAAAGTGGATGTAGTGTACTATTTAAATCAAGATGGTAGTTTAGATAAACTTATTTATGGTGAATCTTTTGAAAAAAATACAATTACTCTTCCGAGACTAACTATTAATTATTATTTTGTGATAGCAGGAATAGTTTTTATTATATTCATGATTTTATCATTAATATTTAGAAAAAATCATAGAATAAATAAAATAACTACTCCAATAATGATATTAGCTTTATCTTATATATTATCACATATTATTATATTAGGAACTAATGGCACAACTTATCACATGATTAGAGATTTTCTCTTTATTATCATAACAGGAATATTATTATTTAGTATATTTATATTGTTGATATATAAGAATTATTTCGCAAAAATTAAAAACTATATAAATAAATAA
- a CDS encoding V-type ATP synthase subunit D codes for MAKRKVPTKSNLMKAQSSKKLAEKGYDLLDKKRTILIGEMMNLIDEAKEIQSKIRSTFSDSYKALQDANVTMGINSVEEIALSINKEDDFEILLRSVMGVEIPQVKYNKKDFKAQYGIFRSNPALDTAVIDFQNIKYLIYRLAEIENSVFKLATEIQRTQKRANALDKIQIPKYKKQIKYIEETLEEKEREDFFRLKKVKEKKK; via the coding sequence ATGGCTAAGAGAAAAGTTCCAACTAAGAGTAATTTAATGAAAGCTCAAAGTTCAAAAAAATTAGCTGAAAAGGGATATGATTTATTAGATAAAAAAAGAACCATATTAATAGGAGAAATGATGAATCTAATAGATGAAGCGAAAGAGATACAATCTAAAATTAGATCTACATTTAGCGATTCATATAAAGCATTACAAGATGCAAATGTCACAATGGGTATAAACAGTGTAGAAGAAATAGCCCTTTCTATAAATAAAGAAGATGATTTTGAAATATTACTTCGTAGTGTAATGGGAGTGGAAATACCACAGGTTAAATATAATAAAAAAGACTTTAAAGCTCAATATGGTATATTTAGATCAAATCCAGCACTAGATACAGCAGTAATTGATTTTCAAAATATAAAATATCTAATATATAGATTAGCTGAAATAGAAAACTCAGTATTTAAATTAGCAACAGAAATACAAAGAACTCAAAAAAGAGCCAATGCTTTAGATAAAATTCAAATACCAAAATATAAAAAACAAATTAAATATATAGAAGAAACCTTAGAAGAAAAAGAAAGAGAAGACTTTTTTAGACTTAAAAAAGTTAAGGAAAAGAAGAAGTGA
- a CDS encoding V-type ATP synthase subunit B, giving the protein MKKSYMGLKSIDGPLISLNSIEGVGYGELINIETEDNEHKTGKIIKIEEDNMVAQVFETTSGMSTEDTKIRFTGKPFTVKLSKDIMGRVFNGLGEPIDGGGNIYTGKDYNINGRPINPVARKYPRNFIQTGISSIDCLTTLIRGQKLPIFSGNGLSHNELAAQIVNQAKISSDEDKEFAIVFASIGSKHDDANFFIKSFEESGVLDNVVMYINYADDPIAERITTPRCALTAAEYLAFEENMEILVIMTDITSYSEGLRQISSAREEVPSRKGYPGYLYSDLAALYERAGMLKDREGSITFLPILTMPNDDITHPIPDLTGYITEGQIVLARDLDTKNIYPPVDILSSLSRLMKDGIGEGYTREDHPDVSNQLFSSYSKVIDIRELAQIIGEDDLSDEDKKYMEFGRNFEEKFLKQGNSENRTIEETLNLAWEILAILPPNELDRIDPKIIEKYGHYGKDK; this is encoded by the coding sequence ATGAAAAAATCTTATATGGGACTCAAATCTATAGATGGACCACTCATATCCTTGAATTCTATAGAAGGGGTAGGATATGGTGAACTGATAAATATAGAAACTGAAGACAATGAACATAAAACTGGAAAAATTATAAAAATAGAAGAAGATAATATGGTAGCTCAAGTATTTGAAACTACATCAGGTATGAGTACAGAAGATACAAAAATAAGATTTACAGGAAAGCCATTTACAGTAAAATTATCAAAAGATATAATGGGGAGAGTTTTTAATGGATTAGGTGAACCTATAGATGGTGGAGGCAATATTTATACTGGGAAAGATTATAATATAAATGGTAGGCCTATAAATCCTGTAGCGAGAAAATACCCTAGAAATTTTATACAAACTGGCATATCTTCTATAGATTGCTTAACAACACTTATAAGAGGACAAAAATTACCTATATTTTCAGGAAATGGACTAAGTCATAATGAACTTGCAGCTCAAATAGTAAATCAAGCTAAAATAAGCTCAGATGAGGATAAAGAATTTGCTATAGTTTTTGCAAGTATTGGTTCAAAACATGATGATGCTAACTTTTTCATAAAAAGTTTTGAAGAATCAGGAGTACTTGATAATGTAGTAATGTATATAAATTATGCAGATGATCCTATAGCAGAAAGAATTACTACTCCAAGATGTGCATTAACTGCAGCAGAATATTTGGCATTTGAAGAAAATATGGAAATCCTCGTTATAATGACAGATATCACAAGCTATAGTGAAGGACTTAGACAAATTTCATCAGCTAGAGAAGAAGTGCCAAGTAGAAAAGGATATCCAGGATATCTTTATTCAGATTTAGCGGCACTTTATGAAAGAGCAGGAATGCTTAAAGATAGAGAAGGTTCTATTACATTCTTACCAATACTTACAATGCCAAATGATGATATAACTCATCCTATACCTGATTTAACAGGATATATTACAGAAGGACAAATAGTTCTAGCTAGAGATTTAGATACTAAAAATATATATCCTCCAGTTGATATATTGTCATCACTTTCAAGACTTATGAAAGATGGTATAGGGGAAGGTTACACAAGGGAAGATCATCCTGATGTTTCAAATCAACTTTTTTCTTCATATTCTAAAGTAATTGATATTAGAGAATTAGCACAGATTATAGGAGAAGATGATTTGTCAGATGAGGATAAAAAGTATATGGAATTTGGAAGAAATTTTGAAGAAAAATTTTTAAAGCAAGGGAATTCAGAAAACAGAACTATAGAAGAAACTCTAAACTTAGCTTGGGAGATATTAGCTATATTACCTCCAAATGAATTAGATCGTATAGATCCAAAGATTATAGAAAAGTATGGACATTATGGAAAGGACAAATAA
- a CDS encoding RNA polymerase sigma factor: MTSEEFEKIYQIYFKDIYYYMLSLSKDKHIAEDITSETFLKAIKSIDKFRGDTKLRVWLCQIAKNEYFSYLRKNKKVDFRKDLDDIIEKEETDLFEKDIISNEGFIKISNIIHSSLKEPYNKIFRLRVYDELSFKEIGNIFGKTDNWACVTYHRARKKIQKELEGKS, encoded by the coding sequence GTGACAAGTGAAGAATTTGAAAAGATATACCAAATTTATTTTAAAGATATATATTATTATATGTTAAGTTTATCTAAGGATAAACATATAGCAGAAGATATAACTTCTGAAACATTCCTAAAAGCAATAAAATCTATCGATAAATTTAGAGGAGATACTAAGCTTAGAGTATGGCTATGTCAAATTGCAAAAAATGAATATTTTTCATATTTAAGAAAAAATAAAAAAGTAGATTTCAGGAAAGATTTAGACGATATTATAGAAAAAGAAGAAACTGACCTTTTTGAAAAAGATATAATATCCAATGAAGGGTTTATAAAAATAAGTAATATTATTCATTCTTCACTTAAAGAGCCTTACAATAAAATATTTAGATTAAGAGTATATGATGAATTAAGCTTTAAAGAAATAGGAAATATATTTGGGAAAACTGATAACTGGGCTTGTGTCACTTATCATAGAGCAAGGAAGAAAATACAAAAAGAATTGGAGGGAAAATCATGA
- a CDS encoding helix-turn-helix domain-containing protein, which yields MELGNQIRKYRKELKISQEKLAEKIYVSRQTISNWENDKNYPDINSLLRLSEIFEISLDILIKGDLEKMKKDISEKDRKDFDKISNILAVLFGLLISTPMPLLYFLDKAGIIIWSILAIVSMYVAFLVEKKKKEFDIQTYKEIIAFSEGKNLDDISKAREEGKRKYQKILLAFFAATSTLVLSIGTMYLLTRFF from the coding sequence ATGGAATTAGGAAATCAGATTAGAAAGTATAGAAAGGAGTTAAAAATTTCTCAAGAAAAACTAGCTGAAAAAATTTATGTTTCTAGACAAACTATATCTAATTGGGAAAATGATAAAAATTATCCAGACATAAATAGTCTACTTCGTCTAAGTGAAATTTTCGAAATCTCTCTTGATATTTTAATTAAAGGAGATTTGGAAAAGATGAAAAAAGATATAAGTGAAAAAGACAGAAAAGATTTTGATAAGATAAGTAATATACTTGCTGTTTTATTTGGACTATTAATATCAACACCTATGCCTTTATTGTACTTTTTAGATAAAGCTGGAATAATAATTTGGTCTATATTAGCTATAGTTTCGATGTATGTAGCTTTTTTAGTGGAAAAGAAGAAAAAAGAATTTGATATTCAAACATACAAAGAAATTATAGCTTTTAGTGAAGGGAAAAATTTAGACGATATTTCAAAAGCAAGAGAAGAAGGGAAACGTAAATATCAAAAAATATTACTAGCTTTTTTTGCTGCTACATCTACTCTAGTATTGTCGATAGGAACTATGTATTTATTAACTAGATTTTTTTAA